TCTACTCATCTACTCCTTGTTTTATATGAATAACAGTTTAAAGAACTATGTTAAAACTGAAGCCTATATATTCGTTTTCCCCGATCTCTGTTACAAAGAGCCAAAAGTTTACACATAGGACATAGCTAATTAGCTATATCAACCTTGAAATCTCCATTTCACTCCATTATTTCTTATTTCATCTTGCATTTTCCCACCATGAAAAGAGATGATAGTTGCAAGTTGTTAAGTCCCACACCAGTGGGATGAAGACCATTTGgactccttatatggacttggcaATCCTCCCCTCGTaagctagcttttgaggttgagttagcCCATTATCCATTTATTACACAAGTATTAAAGGAGCAACTACCCAGCTCTTACTATTTTCTTTACTATTGTGTGCTAGAAGATACCCATTTTAACGAGTTGGCATGGCTAAATACAGTTACCAGATTCCTACCACTTGACACTCCCATGAAGAAAAAAGTAATAAACCATCATAAAAGCGCCAAATAAAATGTCACATACCTTGGGACACATTAATCGTGTGTATTCTCCGGGGTTAATAGAATCGCAGCATATACCCAAATTTTCCACTTTCTCCTTCAGTTCAGCAAAATCATCCGCCTCCTTATTTTCATCTCTCTTCAGACTAGCTAGGAAAGTTGGGGGAAAAAGGAGGAAACAAAAAAAGGTAAGAGAaaaagtaaaaagggaaaaagaaaaaaaaactaaagtaacGAAATAGATATTCAAGCATTTGCTATGGGATCAAATTCCTACACCACAGCAGGTTTCATTTGACCCTCTAATTTTCTTTAATTCCTACATTACAGCAAGTTTCATTTGACCCTCTAATTTTTTCTAGAGTTGATTTATcagatggtcactcaactaatagTTAATGTGAGTAGTTATTATCGCAAAAAGGCACTTTCTTTGTTGaaaaaaattggaattaagaaaaagGTGACTTTCTGAGATACTCCAATAActattagttgagtgaccatctAAGAAATCAACCCAATTTTTTTATTGTTAAAGGCAATTTATTGAGAATCCAGCAGCAAGGAGATGCTGAAAAAGAACTTACAAAGGACTTtaccaggggcggagccacaccTATTCAAGGGTAGtcatatgaacacccttcgtcggaaaaaaTTGTCGGATGCCTCTATTAAATATAGAACTTTGTGGATATATATTAGTAATGAACAATCTTCACATAGAAAAGAAGGATAGCCCAGCGGCTAAGGGTGTGCAAACTCTCGCTGAGGACGCGAGTTCGAATCCTGGCTGTGTGTTTTCTTCGTgcgctattttttttttcctcacacatcccctgtcctaaaatatgaacacacttaatgaaaatcctggctccgcccctggacTTTACAGTTGCAAAGTGTAAAGAGATCAATATATGGAATCACCCACTGGttttaaatttttgaaaaattatcTTCTAAAATATGCTTATGGATTCTTCTATAATTGTGTCTTACTTCGAAAATGTTTTCTTGCTGGAAAAGGTTTTCTTTGTGGAAAAAGGATTTACCATATCTATCATTTTCTTGGAAGAGAAGTTTTgaacttctataaatagaagattAAAATGAGAATAGCATCCACAATGCAGTCATTTAGAGAGTTTCAATAATTGTTATGCTTTCTTTTATTAGTTTTTTATATATAGTTCAATTGACCAAATCATATTAAAGTATTATGCGTCTTTTAGTATTATTTCTTTGTCGTCTGGGTGCAATTGTTTGCTTCCGCATGATTTTGCGTTCCACCTCACGAATTCTACGTCCACAATATATTAACAAAAATTCAGAAAACAAAAAACGAAGCACAAATATTATGGAGGAGGAACCTGAAGGTATTAAGAGCCTAGTAGAAGGAAAGACATGATTGTTTGGGGAAAATCTTGATATTGATTTGGAGGAGAAATTACACAAGGCAATTGGAGGAGCACTGGAGTTACAGTGAAACAGAGTTGGCGCCAACAAGATTTGCCAGCCAAGAAGCATTTCAATAGTTACCACTGTTTTACAGACCTCTCTCATATGCCAATGTCGCCCTCTTATCCCAACCACTCTTCCACTCttttttttattcttctttttttttataaaatgacGAATGTACCCTTGCTTTTGTTTGGAGaaattaagcaaaaaaaaaatattgaaataaGAGAAAGAAGAACTTAAATTTAAGTCTGTTTGATTCACATACTGGTAATACAAGAAATGAGTAAATTGCCTAAAAGGTTATCCATGTATTGAAAATTGTCTAATAATATCACTTTTGTTTCGTTTAGGATtagaatatcttttttttttttacacggatttcccttcaaagacactggtctttaatttttgccggatctttaatttttgtccttcacctaaTACTCCGAGATTCTGAGTTCGAACAccagctcagtcaaaaaaaaaaaaaaagaatttcacaAGGCAGAGGTTGGTATGCCTCAAGCAGAGTTTTGAATGTAAAACTATGcctcaggcagagttttgaatgGAGAACTCTACCTTCctcaggtagagttttgcattcaaaactaTGTCTCAGACCTAACTTTGGCTTATAAAACTCTACcttttgaaggcaaaattctgtcttgcgaatccaaactctaccttgggaatttttttttatttttgactaagcgagggttcgaacccgaaatcaaGGGATTTTCAGCGAGGGCCAAAagttaaagatttcaaatttgagaggtaaaaattaaagaccaccccaaaataagggcattcgtGCGAATTGCCCTTAGAATATTACTCAACTATCACTATTTTCCTCAGAATATACTAAACATACAAAACCCTCCGTCTCTCCTTGTTGGCATGACATGTAACATAAAATTCTACTTTTTTAATAAGAAATATATTTAACTCATCCAATCCATTTAACTCAACCCAATCCATTTAACTTTTTTAACTCATCCAATCCATTTAACTTTTTTAATAAAATCCCATTATACTTTGTTAATAAGAAATATATTATAATGAAATGGGTGACCGAAAGATATTCTTATGCAATAATTAGAAAAAATTATACATGAATTACTTATTTTAAAAGGGTATTTTCGTCTTAATCCCTACACTACCGGGAAGAAACTCGAAACTATGATTTTGGAGCCTTGATATTAACGTTACAGACACAAATATAGAGTCAAAACTCTCTAAAAAAAAGTCATATAACCTATTTAGCCAAGCTTTTGGAAGATTTAAGTGCTTATTTTTTCTAAAAAGTTCTTATTTTGAAAAATTGACGTGTTTTGTCAATTTTTTGGGAGAAATAGCAGAAGTTGTTTTTTCAGAGGTAGAAAAAATAGTTTTTCTCCTCCTGAAGTACTTTCGAATTTTACTTTTGAAAAAATCTATTTAGAAACACTTTATAAAAATTTGAtcaaacactaattgttgctcaaaagttttttttaattGACTAGTCAAATTGGCTAATACTCTTAACATTATTTCATTATAATATCCAAGATTTTTTAACTATTTCTATAACATTTAGCTACAACAGCCAAAAGATATCTAGGCAATCgacgttgttatagagaggtttgacggTAGAAGATCCAAAGGGGCTGGAATATACGAAAACAAGCTTTGCTACTCTAGTTTTGCATTGATCAGTAACCAAAATAGGTCGCAGTTAGAAAGTGGTTGAATGCATTAACGTGTTACAGGACTTCTCATCAATATTTCATGCTATACTAACAGAAGGCAGGACCTTGCCAAAATAATAAAGCCCAGCTCAGTTGTACCTAATCTAACCTGCAACTGTAAATCAGTTATACAATTAGACAGAAGCAAATATGTTCGCAAAATACTGCATATTACTTGTACACACTACTGACAAAAACTCAAGTTTGCTATTTGAAAAAGCGAGCAAAAAACTAGTGAAGGCCGGAATGGGATATCATATGTAGTATACAATCTGAGGACACTACTTGCTAGGTTTCCACTTCAAAAACTAGTTATAATAGTTCCCGGTTTCAGGATCTGTCAGACAATTGCATAGGCTAGATGGCTTCTTCAAAGTTTCTAACAAGGTTTACTTTTCTGTGCCAGTTGTAGCATCTCCATCCATGCTATGCTTCTTTTTCTCACCATGTCTGGACCTTCTAGGTGCTTCATCCTCGCTCTCACTATCATCATTTCTAAAGCTGTTTCCAGTTTGTGGATAACGTACTCCTTCATCAGGTCCACCAACTGAGCCTGCCATCTCTTGACCCCTACCTTGATCTGGCCCTGAACTGAATCTATCGTTCCTTTCATTAACCGGAGTTCTCTGGTCCCTTTTGACCCTAAGATTTTGAGAGGGCTGTGATGGGGGTGGAATAAATGATGGATGCATTCCCATTGGTCGACCACCTCTAGGTGGGCCAGTTGCTCCAGGACCCATTCCACCCATGAAAGGGGCCCTTCCTGGACCCATCATCATCCCAAATCCACCAGCAGCTGGAGGACGGCCGTGAAACATCATATCACCAGAGAATCGAGGGCCAAACGGTCCAAAAGGTCGGCCGCCCATTCCAAAAGGATCAGGCATAGGAAAACCATCAGGTGCCATTGATCCATAAGAAAATCCATCATTCATCATGCCTGGAGGGAAGCCCCGCATCCCAGGAAAAGGCCTGGCTCCACGTCCAAAAGGAACTATAGGAGGCCATACGGCTCCCCTACCCCTTCCTCTGCCCAAAGCAGCTGGTCCAAAAGCTTGACCAAAGTTCtcatcctcctcctcctcctcctcactttcttcctcttcctcttcttcattGTCTTCAAAAGGCACGATATCCGGGTTCTCATTCCCATGGTCAGGGTTCACTCCCTTTACTCTTTCCTCCTCTCGCTTGGATTCTGCAGCAAGTGAGATTGCCTGAAATGCATATATTGTCGCATTAGAATTCTGTACAGAAAGTCCAACTACATTAGGAATCAATTTTTTATGTTGCCACTTGCCATAGCCACTACGTCCAGTGAATGGACACATAtagaacatacatacatatataatgtaTATGCACACAGTACATGTGTGCACGTGTGTGTGTCCACCATGTACTTTCCTCTGTCAGCAGTCCAACTAATAGATGCACCATAAACTACCAAAGAGCATATTAAAGGCGAATGGACCAATTGCAGCCAAATCTTGGAATTTCAACGCAGCATATTTGAATGCACATAAGCAGCAAAGCAGTAGAACTCATTCactatcaaatcaaactcaataAGTAGTAATAGACTAtatgcgtttttttttttctctctctcagaAAACAAGTACAGAACCTagcatgaaaaagaaaaaaataaacaggTACTTCTCCACGTAAGGATCTTTTTTCAACTACTGCAATAGACATTACAAGCCAGAAAAGATTCTTAATTATAGAAATATGTGTCATACAACAATTTATGAATGTACGTATAGGTATAGCACTAGTTGAGACCATTTTGTGAAACCACATTTTGGAGGAACAATATTTACACTGAGTTTAAGAGGAAAACCAAGGTTAGATAGTTACACTGAAAAAGGTGGAAAACCAGGTTCGGTAGTTGTACGACAGATCCATAAAAACAGGTCCGTAGCTGTACAACAGATCCATAACTGTGTTCAACGGGTGACTGAATAGCAAGGGATGACTACTCCTTACAGCCAAACTCAAAACATAAaagttcttttatttttcttttaaccAACAATTAAGTAAGACCTGAAGAAAGGTTTTGACATAAAAGATCAAGACCTTAAAACATCTGAACAATCCCAAAAAGATCTACTAATATACCACATCCACAATTGCCACATTTTTTCTTCCAGAAAACCTCagttttcatttaaaaaaaaataataataagaataatatgCTGAAAACTTGTATCCTATCGGACCTCCCAGCCATAACGAATTACTACAAGAGGCGAAATGAAACTTTTCAAGACAACTAAATGAGCAGAGATGTACAAAGGACTGATTACCCATttttaaggggaaaaaaaaaactttcatagAAACTCAAAAGGCTATTTAAAAACCTATTGTAGAACTATCACAAGGCTAAATAATGACAACTGACGTGGACTACTTCAAGATAAATGCAAATAACTTGCATGGATATGGAACTAGAAGCACTCTacccattcagacactacaaccAGATGCCACCATGGCCTACAGAAACTAGCTCATCAACAGATAGAGCAATATCAACAGTAATAAAGCATCTAGGATACGAGATAGAAGCCAATCCATGACAAACAACAGCGTTGTATTTTCTTTTCCCTAAATCTAAAGCTGAGTTGCTGTAAGTTACTCAATCTCAACAAGTATTGTTAAAATCATATCTGAAGTTGAATGTACTATACCCAGATAAACACATCGCAGAAACAGAGCCTGAAAGCTCCAGAAATAGAAAACGGATGAATTATCATCTAGTGAATGAAAGCTAAATTAAACtttgaaagaagaaagaaataccATAAGTTCACTGTCTGGTTCTAGATAGAGCAAAGAAGCCAACTGCTCACCAACAGAGATCTCTAATTCTTGACAATCTCTGCTTATCTGCAACAACGGCAGTAAAAGGTGTTTGAAAGTAATGATAGCACGCAACAAAGTTTAACATTAACAAACAAAACACGGGAAGAGATTTTGAATGTGACAAGTAAAAGTCAATGTCTCCGGAATCATAAGCAACTTTGCTTGCAACAGCAAAAGAGAATGTTCACTTATAAGCAGAGAATTATGTGAAACGATACTTAGCACAGTCGCTCAACCAGAAATGCAACTAATATTCTAAGAGAGACTATTTGGTTGGTTCCTGTTCTTCAGAAAGGCAATTTGTCAATATTAGTTTCAATAATATAATTTGAAAGTCTGTGCTGCTAAGAGGCTGTGGGTAAAAGGCAAAAGTATCTTACTTGAGAtacatttttcctttttttcttcagTAAGAAAAGTACCATTGATGAGCATCAACTTTgatgaaaaaaataaaagttCTTTTTCACCCTGGAAACCCAAACCTCAAGGTACTAAGGTCTTCCTCATTATTGAAAAGACTGTTTGCTAGTCAAAGAAATTCTGGTGGAGTTGGATAGTCTTGCTGAAACGCAAAAAGTAAGGATGTCACTTGACAAAAGCAACTTGTGGGGATTCTAAATCAATGGTTCTGTCAGGCCCAATAAGGCTTTAAAGTCAAGTCTACAATGCATCTATGAATAAAGTATTTTGCAAGTTAAAACAGTGGTCTAGCATAACAGAGAACTACATTCAAATACCTGCCCTGATCTATAAATGTCCATTATAAATCAATCTATGACCATTAGCATGCTCAAAGCAGCCATAGAGGAAACTAAAATTGTTGAAATATGTCAAATAATCAGCGAGTAAAGGCTTAAATATACCTTCACAGGTAAGTTCTCATTGTATGGATTCCTCAAATGGCGAGTTTTCTGGAAGGACAGTTCACAAAGCTGCACTTCAAGTCTCAGAGTTAGTTCATGTATACAAGCAATTCTGTGATATAAAAAAGGGGGGaagtaaaagaagagaatcaAGTAATCACTGAACTTTAAGCCTCAGAGTCACTTCATGCATGCTAGCAATTCTGTGAGGAAATCTTagaaaaaggggaagaaaaagaagagaagtaAAGAGCCTCTGGCACTGATTGATATTAGGTAACTGTTAGAGTTGGGAAAATGATAAAGTCCTCAAGTGAAACAGAAGGggcaacaaaaagaaaaaggatttaTCTCGTAAGATACTTATATGCATAGAGTTTATCAGTTAAAAATGCGCAACAAGGTAAGAGGCATGGCCTCCAACTACAGCAGTGAGTTGAACAAATCATTGACCAAGGTACCAATGTACTTATCAGATTCATCCTAAAGTACTAACAGAAATTAGAATAGCAATTCATGTAGTTGATGGCTTGCATAGCTGGAACTGTTCATTGCATAAGTGGTGATGCTAATTAAAGATACGTGAAATGGTTCAAGCTTAACTAAAACACCTCTACCTGGACCAGAATCTAATAAATTATAACGAAATATTTCGCTGACAACCATGCAAGGCACTTGACTGTAAAGGCAAGAATATAGAGAAAGAAAGAAATGCTAATATAGGTGGGGCAGGTAAAGAAATCAAAAGTACCTTTAGCCATTTTACCGAAAAATTCCGCCCATAATGTGCAGTACCATGTTCATGCTTCCAATTTCCTCCTTTAGCAGCACCACCAACTCTAGATGTCATTTTTGCAACACCCTGATAAACATTATACATGTTAAAATATAGGGCCACTAGTCCTAATATGAAACATTCCTTTCATTTTTTCATAAAGATGACACATTCCTTTCATCACAAGTTACAATCAAATTATGCATTCTTAAATCATCAGACGAGTAAAACCTAAACTATTCATTGGATAGGTGAAAAATAGACTACCTGAAAATGTCTAGTCCGATTGACTGAAAAAATTAGAATGACATTTTCCACAGAATCAAAAGCTTCATTTAGTTTAGCCTCGTTGCTTCGTTGAGTTGCCCAAACTCCTTGTTGTACTGACAATTCAAGATTCTCACGGTTGCAGCTTTTAACTATAAAGTACCTAATCCCATGCAACAACATTAGATAAGCATAAAAATAACAAATTCATGAGTAAGGTAATGAAAATATGATGTTTAGTTCACATGGCGCACCCGAACCTGTGACCTAAATCAcaagtccctcaacctttgccaCTTGAACTAAGCCCTGGGGCCCGAAGTTAAAAGTTTTCACAGCAAATTTTTATGTTCTCATTTGCTCGGAATGAATATGACACAGAAAAGACATTGGAAACACAAAAGTTAAAAAAGACAAGAAAGAATTTATCCCTTACATCAAGCAAAGATACTGGAGTATCCAGGAATAATAATACTAACAATGAGTTTATCCTTTACGACAACGAAAAAGTAGGAGATACCAGGTTAGTAATGATCCTCTTCTATAGCTTTCAAATATTTTTAGTTTAAttattcctttttttcttttgggtggGGGATGGGAAATCCAGAAACCTGTGAAAGATATAGAGCATTCAGCA
Above is a genomic segment from Lycium barbarum isolate Lr01 chromosome 12, ASM1917538v2, whole genome shotgun sequence containing:
- the LOC132625152 gene encoding 30-kDa cleavage and polyadenylation specificity factor 30, producing MDDGGEGGLSFDFEGGLDTVPTHPTASVPVIQPQDHHNNNNTNNPTPNNAYNAPVPNQGGDGSFVGNRRSFRQTVCRHWLRSLCMKGDACGFLHQYDKSRMPVCRFFRLYGECREQDCVYKHTNEDIKECNMYKLGFCPNGPDCRYRHAKLPGPPPPVEEVLQKIQNLTSYGYSNRFFQNRNTNYSTQADKSQTPQVHNVMNQAVKSTAAEPPIGQQHQPHQQQVQQPQHQGAPTQTQTLPNNQQNQADRTAIPLPQGTSRYFIVKSCNRENLELSVQQGVWATQRSNEAKLNEAFDSVENVILIFSVNRTRHFQGVAKMTSRVGGAAKGGNWKHEHGTAHYGRNFSVKWLKLCELSFQKTRHLRNPYNENLPVKISRDCQELEISVGEQLASLLYLEPDSELMAISLAAESKREEERVKGVNPDHGNENPDIVPFEDNEEEEEEESEEEEEEDENFGQAFGPAALGRGRGRGAVWPPIVPFGRGARPFPGMRGFPPGMMNDGFSYGSMAPDGFPMPDPFGMGGRPFGPFGPRFSGDMMFHGRPPAAGGFGMMMGPGRAPFMGGMGPGATGPPRGGRPMGMHPSFIPPPSQPSQNLRVKRDQRTPVNERNDRFSSGPDQGRGQEMAGSVGGPDEGVRYPQTGNSFRNDDSESEDEAPRRSRHGEKKKHSMDGDATTGTEK